Proteins found in one Solitalea lacus genomic segment:
- a CDS encoding alpha/beta hydrolase encodes MNTSSLLNKSKSGLLSAVIVLSLIIGSTMATNAQTKEVKNVVLVHGAFADGSGWKALYNVLTKKGYNVTVVQNPLTSLEDDVAATKVVLDNQDGPAILVGHSWGGAVITEAGNHPKVAGLVYVAAFQPDNGESALQWLQTAPPAPENGVLPPDDKGIVYYDKAKYHSGFCADISKEEAEFMYASQGAFYAKGFVTPITHAAWRDKPTYALVATEDKSIAPEIQRNMYKRSNTKVTEVKGSHVIFMSQPEAVANVIVEASLNGSAK; translated from the coding sequence ATGAATACTTCAAGTTTATTAAACAAATCGAAAAGTGGATTATTATCCGCAGTAATTGTTTTATCACTAATTATAGGCTCAACTATGGCAACTAACGCTCAAACAAAAGAAGTTAAAAATGTAGTACTGGTACACGGTGCATTTGCAGACGGATCAGGATGGAAAGCTCTTTACAATGTATTAACCAAAAAAGGCTACAATGTAACAGTGGTTCAAAACCCCTTGACCTCGCTAGAGGATGATGTAGCTGCAACAAAAGTGGTATTGGACAATCAGGACGGGCCGGCCATCCTGGTAGGCCATTCATGGGGCGGTGCTGTCATCACTGAAGCAGGAAATCATCCAAAAGTGGCAGGACTTGTGTATGTAGCGGCATTCCAACCGGACAATGGTGAGTCAGCCTTACAATGGTTACAAACGGCTCCTCCAGCTCCGGAAAATGGCGTGTTGCCTCCGGACGATAAAGGAATCGTGTATTATGATAAAGCTAAGTATCACTCTGGTTTTTGTGCTGACATTAGTAAAGAAGAAGCAGAGTTCATGTATGCATCTCAAGGTGCTTTTTATGCAAAAGGTTTCGTAACACCTATTACGCATGCAGCTTGGAGAGATAAACCAACTTACGCTCTTGTAGCTACAGAGGATAAAAGTATCGCTCCTGAAATTCAACGCAACATGTACAAACGTTCCAATACTAAGGTGACAGAGGTAAAAGGCAGCCATGTGATCTTTATGTCACAACCCGAAGCAGTTGCTAACGTAATTGTAGAAGCGTCCCTAAATGGATCAGCCAAATAA
- a CDS encoding S1C family serine protease, with protein MDAYSSTIINAVAKVKTAVVKIETYTQQDNKRTGAGTGSGFLFSSDGYLFTNSHVVHSASQVHVKLHDGSQYPAQLIGQDTDTDLAILKISAMEFMSAVLGDSGDLQIGQLVIAIGNPLGFQHTVTTGVVSALGRSLPSQSGRMMDGMIQTDAALNPGNSGGPLINANGEVVGVNTATIRGAQGLCFAISINTAKEVANELIHFGKVKRAWLGLSMQQIDLVPKLRSINNLSSKTALFITDVAKGSPAEKAGIISGDILIAFNDHAIETVDHLFKQLTADKIGQLQYLVILRRFARTELRITPAQRN; from the coding sequence ATGGACGCTTATTCTTCAACCATTATCAATGCGGTAGCGAAAGTAAAAACAGCGGTGGTTAAAATTGAAACATACACCCAACAGGATAATAAACGAACAGGAGCAGGAACGGGCTCCGGATTTTTGTTTTCTTCGGATGGGTATTTATTTACCAACAGCCATGTTGTTCATAGTGCGTCGCAGGTGCATGTAAAACTTCACGACGGCAGTCAATATCCGGCTCAATTAATAGGTCAGGATACCGATACTGATCTTGCCATTCTTAAAATTTCTGCAATGGAATTCATGTCGGCGGTATTGGGAGATTCCGGCGATTTGCAAATTGGTCAATTAGTTATTGCCATAGGCAATCCGCTTGGTTTTCAGCACACAGTAACTACCGGTGTAGTAAGCGCATTGGGCCGTTCGCTTCCATCGCAGTCCGGTCGGATGATGGATGGAATGATCCAGACCGATGCTGCACTCAATCCAGGTAATTCGGGCGGTCCGCTGATCAACGCTAATGGTGAAGTTGTTGGCGTCAATACCGCTACCATACGGGGTGCCCAGGGTCTTTGCTTTGCCATCAGTATCAATACTGCCAAGGAGGTTGCTAATGAATTGATCCATTTCGGAAAAGTAAAAAGAGCCTGGCTCGGACTCTCCATGCAACAAATAGACCTTGTCCCTAAGCTGCGTTCTATAAATAATTTATCCAGTAAGACAGCATTGTTTATTACCGATGTAGCTAAGGGTAGTCCGGCAGAGAAAGCTGGTATTATTAGCGGAGACATCCTGATTGCTTTTAATGATCACGCAATAGAAACGGTAGATCATTTATTTAAACAGCTTACAGCAGATAAGATCGGGCAGCTCCAGTATTTGGTGATCCTGCGGCGTTTTGCTCGGACAGAATTACGTATTACACCCGCACAGAGAAATTGA
- a CDS encoding sphingomyelin synthase family protein, with amino-acid sequence MSRLLLHYTEEKIKVHSIIIALQKVKEDRSIHQLKFKWLQAFRTKGFQLSLIITLIYFGGLVVFMNHFFSYIENREGILLNDWILNQLEPVDLSTYIFGVIYSVLLVGLLYFFNTPFLLLRVLQTIVIIYSLRIITLYFIKLDPPKGIIPLSDPFVQKIAYNGIVITKDLFFSGHAAILLILFLAASNTWVKLLFLVSLLFVSIMLLWQHVHYTVDVLGAIIFTLWAWTISKRLSNLHQQN; translated from the coding sequence TTGAGCAGATTGCTGCTTCATTATACAGAAGAAAAGATTAAGGTACATTCTATAATAATCGCTTTGCAAAAGGTTAAAGAGGATAGATCTATTCATCAACTTAAATTTAAATGGCTGCAGGCTTTTAGAACGAAAGGCTTTCAGTTAAGCCTGATCATTACGTTAATCTATTTTGGTGGATTAGTTGTTTTTATGAATCACTTTTTCAGTTACATTGAAAACAGGGAAGGCATTCTATTAAATGACTGGATATTAAATCAATTAGAACCGGTTGATCTGTCTACATATATTTTTGGGGTAATTTACAGTGTTTTGTTAGTGGGATTGCTCTACTTTTTCAACACCCCCTTCTTGCTGCTGCGTGTACTGCAAACGATCGTTATTATTTACTCATTAAGAATCATTACCTTGTATTTTATTAAACTTGATCCTCCCAAAGGGATTATTCCCCTTAGTGATCCGTTTGTGCAAAAAATCGCCTACAATGGAATTGTCATCACTAAAGATTTATTCTTTTCCGGTCATGCAGCTATCCTGTTGATTCTTTTTTTAGCAGCATCAAACACATGGGTTAAGCTACTTTTCTTAGTTTCATTATTGTTCGTTTCTATCATGCTGTTATGGCAACATGTACATTATACGGTTGATGTCTTAGGAGCAATCATTTTTACGCTATGGGCATGGACAATTAGCAAAAGGCTAAGCAATCTACATCAACAAAACTAA
- a CDS encoding SDR family NAD(P)-dependent oxidoreductase: MSYALITGASKGIGKAIAECLAQRSYDLLLVAQTEELLRKVATELGEKYKIKAQWLALDLAEQSAAQQVLNWVQQNDFPVSILVNNAGYGLWGNFNELTLNDQNNMLQVNVWTMINLTHLMIPVLLQQPQAYILNTGSMAGFQSIPTFGLYSASKALVNTFTRALAHELKHTSISVSLLAPGSVKTGFVERAGMLHLKRTSDKMALSAETVARIAVKGMFNGRKELIPGLSNQFTALMVRLLPKSVIEQIAASLYRRKD; this comes from the coding sequence ATGAGTTATGCATTAATAACAGGTGCTAGTAAAGGGATAGGTAAGGCCATAGCTGAATGTTTAGCCCAAAGGAGCTACGATTTATTATTGGTAGCACAAACTGAAGAACTACTTAGAAAGGTTGCCACCGAATTGGGTGAAAAATATAAGATAAAAGCACAATGGCTGGCACTGGATTTGGCAGAACAAAGCGCCGCTCAACAAGTCTTAAATTGGGTGCAGCAAAACGATTTCCCGGTTTCTATCTTAGTAAATAATGCAGGTTATGGTTTATGGGGAAATTTTAATGAATTAACCTTAAACGATCAAAATAACATGTTGCAGGTAAATGTGTGGACGATGATTAATCTTACGCATTTAATGATTCCTGTTTTGCTGCAACAACCCCAGGCATATATATTAAATACGGGGAGCATGGCCGGATTCCAATCGATACCAACATTCGGTTTATACTCGGCATCAAAAGCATTGGTCAATACCTTTACCCGAGCCTTGGCACATGAATTAAAGCACACCTCAATTTCTGTTAGCCTACTAGCCCCCGGCAGCGTTAAAACTGGTTTTGTTGAGCGTGCCGGAATGCTTCATCTGAAAAGAACTTCAGATAAAATGGCACTTTCGGCAGAAACGGTAGCTCGAATTGCCGTAAAAGGAATGTTTAATGGCAGAAAAGAGTTGATTCCGGGATTGAGCAACCAGTTTACGGCTTTAATGGTAAGATTACTGCCAAAATCAGTAATTGAGCAGATTGCTGCTTCATTATACAGAAGAAAAGATTAA
- a CDS encoding phytanoyl-CoA dioxygenase family protein yields the protein MPTNDYNKKFFLADELTAEQLDFFDKYGFIHFKKFISTEKVAATLEAISELENKWITQGLEKVNGIPIKYGEDENGKEIVQRFAFSSLHSQFLHNLLQDPHISLLTKFIGDNARLTENEKDGLVISHYVNTGKSNYTKMGWHTDGLRDLFTQFTLNPMLNVGIYLDDSPIEKGGLRIIPGSHKQSLYQMLFRKRYFLDNDPDKDEFCIIAEAGDLTVHSGRIWHRVALSTLSGEASRRRVMYIPIVQGKYKPRSENSWTPLYHKVQHLVKKHF from the coding sequence ATGCCGACAAATGACTATAACAAGAAATTTTTTCTTGCTGATGAGTTAACAGCAGAGCAACTGGATTTTTTTGATAAATACGGGTTTATTCATTTTAAAAAATTTATATCTACCGAAAAAGTTGCAGCTACATTGGAAGCAATAAGTGAGCTTGAAAATAAATGGATTACTCAGGGACTTGAAAAAGTTAACGGTATTCCTATTAAATATGGTGAAGACGAGAATGGAAAAGAAATTGTTCAACGCTTCGCATTTTCTTCATTACACAGTCAATTCTTACATAACTTATTACAAGATCCGCACATAAGTTTATTAACAAAATTTATTGGGGATAATGCCCGTTTGACGGAGAATGAAAAAGACGGTTTGGTGATAAGCCATTATGTGAATACAGGAAAAAGTAATTACACAAAAATGGGCTGGCATACCGATGGGCTACGTGATTTATTTACTCAGTTTACTTTAAATCCAATGCTGAATGTTGGTATTTACCTGGATGATTCACCGATTGAAAAAGGAGGATTAAGAATTATTCCGGGTAGCCATAAGCAGAGTTTATATCAGATGCTTTTTCGCAAACGTTATTTTCTGGATAACGATCCTGATAAAGATGAGTTTTGCATAATTGCTGAAGCCGGTGACTTAACCGTACACTCTGGCAGAATTTGGCACCGTGTGGCACTCTCCACTTTATCTGGCGAAGCAAGCAGAAGAAGGGTGATGTATATTCCTATTGTTCAGGGTAAATATAAGCCAAGGTCCGAAAATAGCTGGACGCCGCTTTATCACAAAGTGCAGCATCTTGTAAAAAAACATTTCTAA